From the genome of Aeromicrobium sp. Sec7.5:
GATCGGGTCGCGGCCCCGCCGGGCTCACGAACATCTCGCTCGACGCGTCCGACGGAACCGCGCTGCGTGCCGCGCTCGAGGACGTCGACGTCCTTCACCTCTGCCTGCACGCCTCGGCCTACCGGGACGACGTGTGGCGTCGCGAGCTCCCCTCCCTCGAGCGCACGGTGCTCGACGCAGCCGCCGCGACCGGCACCACGGTCGTCTTCCCCGAGAGCCTGTACGCCTTCGACGCCAGCGCGCCGATCGGTACGTCGAGCCGCATCGCGCCCCGCAGCCCACTGGGCGAGGTGCGTCGCACGCTGCTCGACCAGCGCGCGGCCTCTGCCGCGACGACCGTCAGCGTCGTCGCCGGCGACTACGTCGGCCCGGGCGCGAACCAGTCGCACGCCGGGCCCCGCATGTGGGAGCCCGCGATCGCCGGGAAGACCGTCCGCCCCGTCGGCCTGGTCGACGTGGTGCATCCCTGGACCTACCTGCCCGACCTCGCGGCCACGATGGTCGCGGCGGCGGCCCGTCCGACGGCGCCGGTGGTGATCGCCCCGGCCGTGCACGCGTCGCAGCGTGAGCTCGTGGAGGCGTTCGCCGCCGCCGGCGGTGTCGACGTCCCGCGCATCAGTCCCGTGCCGATGTGGGTCATGCGCGCCATCGGCGCTGCGCACCGCGAGACCCGCACGATCGCCCAGACCGGCTACCTCTTCACCCAGCCGGTCCGCATGGACTTCACCTCGACCCGAGACGAGCTCGGCATCGACGCCACCCCGCTCGACGTCGTCGCCAAGGCCACGATCTCCCAACCCTCCGCCGGTTGAGGTGCGAGCGCGCTCTGGCGCGCGAGCCTCGAAACCTCGCTCAGGAGACCGCATCAGGACGCACGTTGCCGGAGGGGGACACCGCTCCTAGGCTGACTCCGCCGGAGATCCGACCCAGGGGGAGCACCATGCGCGCACCGCAGAACGACACCATCGCCATCGCGTCGTCACCGGAGGCCGTGTTCGACGCGGCTCTCGGCGTTGCCCAGAACACCAAGAACGTGCGGGTCCTCGCCGTGCACACCGGTGGGCGCAAGCTGGTGCTGCGCGAGGCACCGAAGATGTCGAACCCGAAGTTCCTCAACGTCTGGGTCGAGGGCGAGGGTGCGCAGGCGCAGCTGAACATCACCGTCGGCACCGACCCCAGGACCCCGAAGGCGCTCCTGGACGGCCGGGCCAACGGCAAGACGCTGAAGGGCTTCGTCGAGAAGGTGCAGGCAGCCCTCGACGGCAGCGCCCCCGCCCCGTCCACGCCGGTGGCCGACCACTACCTGCAGAAGAAGACCGAGGTGCCCTGGGTGGATCCGGCGCAGGACCCGCAGATCGAGCTCGACGGCAACTTCGTCGCCGTGATGCTCGCCCGCTGACCCCCGCGGGGCTCCGCCCCCCGCTGTTGAGGTGCGAGCGCACTCTGCGGGGAGGAGCAACCACGCTGGGCCGCTCGGTCCGCTGGTCGAGTGCTCGGCGAGCCCTGGCGAGCCGGTGTATCGAGACCCGGTCGGCTGACCATCGCCTCGACCACCGGCAGGTACCACCGAGATCCTCAACCTGACCGGGTCTCGATACTGGTCCTCGTTCCTCGGACCAACTCGACCAGCGAAGGGGTGGTGACCCCCACTCCACCGCTCAGCAGAACCTGACCGGGTCTCGATACGGGATCGGGCGCGGCCGCCCTCACCCACTCGACCAGCGGGTGGCCCCGCTCAGACCAGGCGGCGGGCGACGCCGCGGGGGGCGTGCTTGAGTACCTGGCCCAGCGGCACCCAGGGCCAGCCGGGGACCGAGGCGTCGTCGACCTCCTTGTCGATGGCCTTGACCATCGAGCGCACGCCGGTGGCCGTGTCGACCATGAGCTTCTGCTCCTGCTCGACCTGCTCGTTCATCTCCGAGGCGATGTAGCCCGGGTAGATCGTGGAGACGGCGATGTCGAGGCCCTTGCGGCCGGCGAGGTCCATGCGGATGCCCTCGGCGAAGTGGGCGACCGCGGCCTTGGTGGCGGCGTAGGTCGTCATCGAGCCGGGCATGCCGCGCATGGCCGAGACGCTGGAGATCAGCACGAGGTGGCCGGCCTTGCGCTCGTAGAAGTGCTGCATGGCCGCCTCCGCCTGGGCGAGCGCGGCGATGAAGTTGGTCTCGGCAGTCTCCTTGTTGGCCTGGAACTTGCCGGTGCCGATGCGACCGCCCTTGCCCAGACCGGCGTTGACGATGACCCGGTCGAGGCCACCGAGCTCGCCGATGGCCTCCGCGAAGACCGCGAACACCTGGTCGTGGTCGGTCACGTCGAGCGCGTGCACCGACACCTTCACGTCCGGGTGCGCGGCGACGATCTCGTCACGCAGCTGCTCGAGACGGTCGGTGCGGCGCGCCGTGATCGCGAGGTGGTGACCCTTCGCGGCGAACTGGCGCGCCATCTCGGCGCCGAGGCCGGAGCTGGCTCCGGTGATCAGGATGTTGCGACGCACGTCAGGCCTTCCCTCGCGACTTCGCGGCCAGGCGTGCGGCCGCCTTGAACATCATGCGGTCGTACACCGGACGCGCGACGCGCTTCGCGTGGTAGGCCATGATCGCGTCGCGGTCGGGCAGGATCAGGTAGGCCCCGCGGCGCACCTGCTTGAGGACCTCGCGGGCGATGCCGTCGGCCGTGCGGTCGGATCCGTTGATGAGCTTGGAGGCGGCCCGGAGCGCCGCCTCGTCCTTGCCGCGCATCGAGGTGCCGAGGTTGGTCTTGAAGAACGTCGGGCAGACGACGCTGACCTTGACGTCGAAGGGGTTGAGCTCGTGGCGCAGGGTCTCGCTCAGCGCCACGACGGCGGCCTTGACCGAGTTGTACTCGCTCATCGACGGCGCGTGCACGAGGCCGGCGGCCGAGGCGATGTTGACGATGTGGCCGGAACCCTGCTCCTTGAGCAGCGGCACGAACCGGCGGCATCCGCGCACCGTGCCGAGCAGGTTGATGTCGACGATCCACTGCCACTGGTCCATCTCGGTGAACTCGATGCGCCCGCCAGCGGCGACGCCGGCGTTGTTGACCAGGACGTCGAGGCCGTCGAAGTTCTCCACGACCCACTCGTGGGCGCGGTCCCAGTGGGCGTCCTGCGTGACGTCGAGCGTCAGGTAGGTCAGGTCGCCGAGATCGGCCAGCTCGGCCGGGGCATCGGCGTGGACGTCGGTCGCGAGGACGCGGCAGCCGGCCTCCGCGAGCTGCTGGGCGAGGGCGAGGCCGAGGCCGGAGGAGGCGCCGGTGACGAGCACGCGGGTGCCCGAGGTCAGGTTCGTCATGTTTCAGATACTAGCGGTATCTGAAACTGAATGCGATGTCCACAGGTCGACGGCGGGGTCCTGGCGCCTGTCGGACGATCCGACTTCACTGATGGTCCTGGACAAGGAGGCGACCTACGATGATTGCCATGACCACCGAGGTGCGAACAGGTCTCCCGCGAGGACGGGCCCTGACGCGCGACGACCTCGACGCCATGCCCGATGACGGACACCGCTACGAGCTCGTCGACGGAGTGCTCATCGTGAGCCCTGCACCCCGTCGCGTCCACCAGCGAGCCTCGTTGAGGCTCACCGTTCTTCTCGACGCCGCGGTCCCGCCCGACCTGGAGCCGTTGGCTGCGCCGTTCGACGTCGCCCTGTCAGACGACACGGTGATGCAGCCCGATCTCGTCGTTGGCCGCAACGCGGACTTCACCGAGCGGGACCTGCCAGTAGCGCCCGTGCTCGCCGTCGAGGTTCTGTCGCCGTCCACGCGTGGCATCGACCTGCTGCTCAAGAAGGACCGCCTCGAGCGCGCCGGATGCGCGCACTACTGGGTCGTCGACCCCGAGGAGCCGTCGATCACCGCCTGGGCACTGACCGAGGGCGCCTACCGGCAGGTCGCCCGGGCGGTGGGCGACGAGGCCTTCGAGGTCGCCGAGCCGTTCGACGTGCGCGTGGTCCCTGCCGAGCTGGTGACCCTCAGCGGAAGCTGACGCCGTCCTTCGGGATGTGCGTGTGCTCGTTGAACGTCAGCAGACGCGTGCCGGCGCGGCCGACCATGACCGTCGTGACCGACGCGTTCACGACGACCCGGTTGAGCGTGATGAACAGCGAGGGTCCGCCCGTGAGCAGGTGCGACGCCACGAGGGCGATCGGCCCTCCCGACGTGAAGGCCGCGACCGTCTGACCACTACCCGCGTTCTCGATCGCCGTGTCGAGCGCGCCGAGCACGCGACCGCTGAACTGCTCGAACGACTCCCCCGCGGCTGAGCCGGTGCCGCCGACCCAGGCCTCGAGCGAGGCGTCGAGCTGACGCTGGAACTCCTTGGCGTCCGAGGGCCGGTCGGCGGCCGAGGAGGCGCCGGTGAGCGCGCGGTGGTCGTACTCGTTCCAGCCGGCGTCGACGTCGTAGAGGTCGCCGTCGATCGCGTCGATCACGTTGACCGCGGTCTGGGCGTGCCGCTTCATCGACCCCGCCACCGACCACGTCGGTTCGAAGCCCGACGACTCCCACGACTGCCCCAACCAGGACGACTGCTGGTACCCGAGCTCGGAGAGCTGGTCGTAGTCGTCGGACTCCCACGAGGCCTGCCCGTGCCGGATCAGATGTATGGCTCCCACGTGATGGAGGTTAACGGCACCACCCTGCTGGTCGAGTGCTCGGCGAGCCCTGGCGAGCCGGCGTACCGAGACCCCCGCACCCAAGGGCACCCGTCAGCCACCGCCTCGTCCCACCGCATGCCTGAACCTGACCGGGTCTCGATACTGGTCCTCGTTCCTCGGACCAGCTCGACCAGCAGGCGACCTGACGGCTAGCTCTTCCGGCTGTAGGCGCGCATCGTGAGGGGGCCGAAGATCGCGACGAGCACGCCGGAGATGATCAGCACCTGCAGGATCGAGCCACCGTGCGCCTCGCCGACCATCAGGCTGCGGACCGCGTCGACGAGGATCGAGACGGGGTTGCGCTCGACCACCGGCTGCAGCCAGCTGGGCATCGTGTCGATCGACACGAACACGTTCGACAGGAACGTGAGCGGGAACAGCACCATCATCGAGACGCCCATGACCGACTCCGGGCTGCGCAGCTTCATGCCGAGCAGGGTCCAGATCCAGCTGACGCTGAAGCAGAACACCAGCAGGAGCACGACCGCGGCCACGACGCCCATGACGCCACCCGACGGACGGTAGCCGATCGCCATCGTGACGACGAGGATCACGACCGAGGCCATCGTGTAGCGGAGCGTGTCGCCGAGCAGGGCGCCCACCATGAGCGAGGGACGCCAGACGGGCAGTGACCGGATGCGGTCGAAGACGCCCTTCTTGATGTCGTTGTTGATCGTCATGGCCGTGTACATCGTGATCATGACGACGGTCTGCACGAGGATGCCCGGCGCCAGGTACTCGAGGTACTGCCCCGTGGAGCCCGCGATCGCGCCGCCGAAGATGTAGGTGAACATCAGCGTGAACAGGATCGGGAACATCGTGACGTCGAAGAGCTGCTCGGGGACGTGCTTGATCTTGAGCAGCGCGCGGTGGGTGAAGATCAGCGACGAGCCGAGCGGCCCGACCGGGTCGGGTCGGTCGGCGCTGCCCACGGCCTCGCGGACCTTGGCGTCCATCGTGGCGGCTGCCGCCGGGGTGGGGGTGGTGGTCATGCCGGCACCTCGCCTCTCTCGTGCGGTGGAGTGTCGGACTCGACGTCGGTGACGTGCTCACCGGTGAGGGCGAGGAACACCTCGTCGAGACTGGGCTGACCGAGTGAGAACTCGCGGACGTCGACGC
Proteins encoded in this window:
- a CDS encoding Uma2 family endonuclease, encoding MTTEVRTGLPRGRALTRDDLDAMPDDGHRYELVDGVLIVSPAPRRVHQRASLRLTVLLDAAVPPDLEPLAAPFDVALSDDTVMQPDLVVGRNADFTERDLPVAPVLAVEVLSPSTRGIDLLLKKDRLERAGCAHYWVVDPEEPSITAWALTEGAYRQVARAVGDEAFEVAEPFDVRVVPAELVTLSGS
- a CDS encoding ABC transporter permease — its product is MTTTPTPAAAATMDAKVREAVGSADRPDPVGPLGSSLIFTHRALLKIKHVPEQLFDVTMFPILFTLMFTYIFGGAIAGSTGQYLEYLAPGILVQTVVMITMYTAMTINNDIKKGVFDRIRSLPVWRPSLMVGALLGDTLRYTMASVVILVVTMAIGYRPSGGVMGVVAAVVLLLVFCFSVSWIWTLLGMKLRSPESVMGVSMMVLFPLTFLSNVFVSIDTMPSWLQPVVERNPVSILVDAVRSLMVGEAHGGSILQVLIISGVLVAIFGPLTMRAYSRKS
- a CDS encoding SDR family NAD(P)-dependent oxidoreductase; the protein is MTNLTSGTRVLVTGASSGLGLALAQQLAEAGCRVLATDVHADAPAELADLGDLTYLTLDVTQDAHWDRAHEWVVENFDGLDVLVNNAGVAAGGRIEFTEMDQWQWIVDINLLGTVRGCRRFVPLLKEQGSGHIVNIASAAGLVHAPSMSEYNSVKAAVVALSETLRHELNPFDVKVSVVCPTFFKTNLGTSMRGKDEAALRAASKLINGSDRTADGIAREVLKQVRRGAYLILPDRDAIMAYHAKRVARPVYDRMMFKAAARLAAKSRGKA
- a CDS encoding histidine phosphatase family protein, which gives rise to MGAIHLIRHGQASWESDDYDQLSELGYQQSSWLGQSWESSGFEPTWSVAGSMKRHAQTAVNVIDAIDGDLYDVDAGWNEYDHRALTGASSAADRPSDAKEFQRQLDASLEAWVGGTGSAAGESFEQFSGRVLGALDTAIENAGSGQTVAAFTSGGPIALVASHLLTGGPSLFITLNRVVVNASVTTVMVGRAGTRLLTFNEHTHIPKDGVSFR
- a CDS encoding NAD-dependent epimerase/dehydratase family protein: MKHLVIGAGQIGPHVARQLAESGQAVTVATRSGRGPAGLTNISLDASDGTALRAALEDVDVLHLCLHASAYRDDVWRRELPSLERTVLDAAAATGTTVVFPESLYAFDASAPIGTSSRIAPRSPLGEVRRTLLDQRAASAATTVSVVAGDYVGPGANQSHAGPRMWEPAIAGKTVRPVGLVDVVHPWTYLPDLAATMVAAAARPTAPVVIAPAVHASQRELVEAFAAAGGVDVPRISPVPMWVMRAIGAAHRETRTIAQTGYLFTQPVRMDFTSTRDELGIDATPLDVVAKATISQPSAG
- a CDS encoding SDR family oxidoreductase; this encodes MRRNILITGASSGLGAEMARQFAAKGHHLAITARRTDRLEQLRDEIVAAHPDVKVSVHALDVTDHDQVFAVFAEAIGELGGLDRVIVNAGLGKGGRIGTGKFQANKETAETNFIAALAQAEAAMQHFYERKAGHLVLISSVSAMRGMPGSMTTYAATKAAVAHFAEGIRMDLAGRKGLDIAVSTIYPGYIASEMNEQVEQEQKLMVDTATGVRSMVKAIDKEVDDASVPGWPWVPLGQVLKHAPRGVARRLV